The genomic segment TTCAGGATGAGAAAATCCCACATTTCCTATGACTTTCTGAATCACATGTAAGTGATTCAGAGTTGAATACTGCACCAGTCACTTTTTGGAATAAGATTTTATGCAAACCTGCAAATCTCAAATTAATGTTTGCTTATCACAACACAGTCTGAGCCAGCTCTTGTTCCagctatattttttaaacatggtAAGTTTTTTTTACCTGGGTGTTTGGCCATGTGTTTCAGAAGTTTTCCCCAGGTGTGTTCAAGCACCTGGCAGCCATCATGATGGCAGCGATAACCTAACGatacaaaacagataaaacctTCTCCTGAGGACATTTTAAAGCTTCTTTTTACAGATTAAGAAATGCCAGCAGAACAGCCAGTATGAATCAAACCTGCATGCTTCTTCTCATGGGCTTTGCGGGCAATGTGGGAGTTGAATGTTGTAGTACATCCAACTTTAGAACATCTGTACATCCAGACAGAGTGAACAAGCACTAAACATTAGACAAATGCTACTTAGAAAAAGTAGCTGCTAAAGTGTAGCATacagcattttctttaaatgcaagCCAAATTAGTACATACTTGAACACTGCTGGCACATTATGCTCCTGTAAGTGCAACTTCATCATTTTGCGCTTCTTGAAGCTGAGGGCGCAGTTCGGTTGGCTGCACTACATTATACACGCATTATTATTTAAGTTACTGAATGGCATCAAACTGAACGCTACTTTGTCGCCATCTAGTGGAAGAATGTAGCCGACACaaaccttgaaaatgttttctttatctcCATGAGCGACGCGCTGATGCCTTTTCAGCTTGTGTGAGAGGACGAAAGCCTTTGCGCAACCTGCAATATTGCATCTGAACACCAGAAATAACAATGAGATGCTTGTTAATGAAGTGCAGATTAAGTTTTGTGTACTTACTGGAACTGCCTCTTCCCTTCATGGTGAAGCAAGTGGCGTCTTAAGTGGCATTTCCTCTTGAAGCTACGACCGCATCCAGCGATGGCGCACAGACACGGGCGCTGTGGAGACGCATGTTAACAGCGTCTGCTTTGAAACAAGTGATGCGAGAGTTATTTAAAGCATTTGTCTTACTGCTCCGGTGTGCACAGTCTCGTGTTCTTTCAGCTTCCACTCTCTTGGGAAAGTCGCTCCACAGTCTGCGTGTGTACACCTGAACAATCGCGACCTGTCCGGAAAACCGTTCATCGTCATCCAATATCCAAAGTCTTAGCGCTGGGAGGCCGCCGCGTTTTCACAGCTTCTCTTATATTATCTTGAACCCAATTAACTCTAATTAGTGAGCAGCCGGTGAGTcaggttgttttggtttttttaacttcaaaacaaaagctgaaactAATTAACCTAATTAAACGATCAGGTAACACAGACATCAGACACCAGCTGCTTACCATGCCTCCCACATGGGACTCATGGTGAGTAGAAGTGAGGTTACAAAAGGTAAACGCCACAAGGTGTTGAAATggtttacattttcataacctgaaaaaaaatactccttTCTTGCATTACTAAACAAGTAATTTCAGTCAAGTTATTTCAGTCAactgttttaagttaattcGATTTCCAGACGACATTACATttgaagaaaagttaaaaatctttatttttaaatgtaagtgTAATGTAGCTTTGTGAACGTTAGAGGGCAGTGTATCACTTTCCCTATCATAAGTGTATCTCAGTAAATCAAAATACATAGAAAAGTGAAACAACTACTTTGACTCTCTACACATTGGAGTGATGTGTTTATTTCTAGTGATTGTGATTATATTTTGTCTACAGCAAACGGAAATTCACCTAAAAAACAGTATCCCTAAAATACCTGCAAATGTTTCCTGAGCCTTTACACCAGTGTTTCTAACCCTGATCTTCAGGGGTTAGTGTCCTTCctgttttagatgcatctctgctcctGCATGTTATCaggtgctgcagaagcctgttggTCACCCATTCATTCAGGTCAGGTGTTTGGCAGCcgggaaacatctaaaatattcagaactCGGGTTTCAGAGAACCAAATTTAAGAAGCAATGTTTTAAGCCACAGACATCCTGCAACTTCTAGAGTTATCTCTGCAAAACCCATGAAGCAAATCATTTGCTGGACTCTGGAGAATGTGACTGCATATTGAGGTAATTCTCCAATTTGAtacaggtgtgttaaaccaagGACACAAGTAAAGGTTGCAGTAGACCGGCCTTCAAAGACTGGAGTTTGCTCTGCACTGTATCTCAGGCtgatttggtaaaaaaaaaaatgctgacttTCAGTCATTTCTTGCACAGCGTCATCATATTCCAGcagtcaattttattttcttggagGATTCTGtaccatttaaataaataaaaacatttgtcccTTATTGACGAATTTGCCTTGCCACCATCTTCCTGCATGTTTGGGTTCCCCAATGATGTCTCAGGAGGGTAACTTAAATATTCACATGTGCCTCCATTAGTGGGAAGTATTTAGGTTGAGTAGAGGAATTTGCCTCAGCAGGGGACTAGAGCCTGGAGAAAACAAGACTGAGACATCAGCACAGTGCAGATTATTAAAGTTCATTGATTAAGATCAATCAATGAAGAGCTGGCTAAAGTCAGAAATCCTGACAGATGTGTAGAATTTTCTGTccactgtatgatgtttttgtaGTGGCACATGCAGTGTAGTATTACTTTTCCACACCTTGTCTCAGCTGAGCATAGTTAAATCCGAAACAGGCTGTCACTTATTACTCTAACCATATTATTTTCACTGGGAATGAATGCTCTATTTGACTTTGTtctgactattttttttaaaaagaatgtaCCAAGATACCttgctttaaaatacaaaataagacTTCACAGAAAACATCCCACGTTCTTTATATGAACATGAAAATGTTAAGTATctcactgatttaaaaatataacaaagtagTATACAATAAGTacataattatttcagtttatttttgattacCAAGATATTCAATTCTTCTGAGTTACTGCATCCATGCAGTGGGAATGGAAGTGATCAACCTGTTGTTATGCTGAGGCTTTGGGAAACCCAGAATATTTTGCTGACCAATCAAGGACATTGATATCTTGGAATTTAAAGCCGGTGTTTGTACTTTTTGAACTGACTAGCTGTCAAGTTctgctgaggaaaaaaagaatcagtaGCTCCATAAAGTTTGTCAGCAAAAGAAAATTCCCCTTAGCTACTATATGAATCTGGTGACTCTTGGAAAAATTGATTCCATCCACAGTGCATCTTCCCCAATCTTTCAAATGGACTTCGCTTCATGCATTTTCTGAAGGTTTCTGTCATCCCTACTGCTTTTGCAGCTTTTactgccacactttttccttgCAATAAACTTTCCTTCAATATGGTATGCTTGGATTTATCACTGTTCACAGCCATTTTCCTTAGTAACGACCTTTTGTGGCTTACTCTGTTCTTGTCGAGCAGTGACTGCTACTGC from the Gambusia affinis linkage group LG19, SWU_Gaff_1.0, whole genome shotgun sequence genome contains:
- the si:dkey-208k4.2 gene encoding P43 5S RNA-binding protein-like, yielding MTMNGFPDRSRLFRCTHADCGATFPREWKLKEHETVHTGARPCLCAIAGCGRSFKRKCHLRRHLLHHEGKRQFQCNIAGCAKAFVLSHKLKRHQRVAHGDKENIFKCSQPNCALSFKKRKMMKLHLQEHNVPAVFKCSKVGCTTTFNSHIARKAHEKKHAGYRCHHDGCQVLEHTWGKLLKHMAKHPATFICSVCKKVFKKAGSLRRHKRSHASHKPVLVCPRENCQAYFSTTFNLEHHIRKVHLQLLKYKCSFPDCLRMFAMRESLQRHLLRHDPTAATMMKWKRPKKTWQKRLNGNSQPFVEENLGRLFALRMRISRRAKVEANLSGLFNERKIPHYVDPEVNLRDLFGIKQPCPLEVLEAAPVRS